A window of the Lactuca sativa cultivar Salinas chromosome 7, Lsat_Salinas_v11, whole genome shotgun sequence genome harbors these coding sequences:
- the LOC111897031 gene encoding 26S proteasome regulatory subunit 6A homolog encodes MATPMAEDTSFEDDQLASMSTEDIQRASRLLDNEIRILKEELQRTNLELDSFKEKIKENQEKIKLNKQLPYLVGNIVEILEMNPEDEAEEDGANIDLDSQRKGKCVVLKTSTRQTIFLPVVGLVDPDKLKPGDLVGVNKDSYLILDTLPSEYDSRVKAMEVDEKPTEDYNDIGGLEKQIQELVEAIVLPMTHKERFQKLGVRPPKGVLLYGPPGTGKTLMARACAAQTNATFLKLAGPQLVQMFIGDGAKLVRDAFQLAKEKSPCIIFIDEIDAIGTKRFDSEVSGDREVQRTMLELLNQLDGFSSDDRIKVIAATNRADILDPALMRSGRLDRKIEFPHPTEEARARILQIHSRKMNVHPDVNFEELARSTDDFNGAQLKAVCVEAGMLALRRDATEVNHEDFNEGIIQVQAKKKASLNYYA; translated from the exons ATGGCGACGCCGATGGCAGAAGACACGAGCTTTGAAGACGATCAGCTGGCATCTATGTCAACCGAAGACATTCAGAGGGCGTCTCGTCTTCTGGATAACGAGATTCGGATCCTCAAG GAAGAATTGCAGAGAACCAATCTCGAATTAGATTCATTTAAGGAGAAGATTAAGGAGAATCAGGAGAAGATCAAACTTAACAAGCAACTTCCTTACTTGGTCGGAAATATCGTTGAG ATTCTGGAAATGAACCCAGAGGATGAAGCTGAGGAAGATGGTGCAAATATTGACCTGGACTCACAAAGAAAGGGCAAATGTGTTGTCTTAAAAACATCCACTCGTCAG ACTATTTTCTTGCCTGTGGTTGGGCTAGTGGACCCAGACAAGCTAAAGCCTGGTGATTTAGTTGGTGTAAACAAAGATAGTTACTTAATATTGGACACATTGCCATCCGAGTATGATTCCAGAGTCAAAGCCATGGAAGTCGATGAAAAACCAACTGAAGATTACAATGATATTGGAGGCCTTGAAAAACAG ATACAAGAGCTAGTTGAGGCCATAGTGTTGCCAATGACCCATAAAGAAAGGTTCCAAAAATTAGGCGTTCGTCCACCAAAAGGAGTGCTTTTATATGGGCCTCCAGGAACTGGAAAGACTTTAATGGCGCGTGCTTGTGCTGCTCAAACCAATGCCACTTTCTTAAAGCTAGCTGGGCCCCAGCTTGTTCAG ATGTTTATTGGTGATGGTGCAAAACTTGTTCGTGATGCGTTTCAATTGGCGAAAGAGAAGTCTCCTTGCATCATTTTTATTGATGAAATTGATGCTATTGGTACAAAACGTTTTGATAG tgaAGTTAGTGGAGATAGGGAGGTGCAAAGAACTATGTTGGAACTACTTAATCAGTTAGATGGTTTCAGCAGTGATGACAGGATCAAG GTGATAGCAGCAACAAATCGGGCTGATATTTTAGATCCTGCCTTGATGCGATCTGGACGGTTGGATCGGAAGATTGAGTTTCCTCATCCGACGGAGGAAGCGAGGGCGAGGATCTTGCAGATCCACTCGCGAAAGATGAATGTTCATCCGGATGTCAACTTTGAAGAGCTGGCTCGATCTACGGATGATTTCAATGGGGCCCAGTTGAAAGCTGTTTGTGTTGAAGCAGGCATGTTAGCCCTTCGGCGTGATGCTACTGAG GTGAACCATGAAGACTTCAATGAAGGAATCATCCAAGTTCAAGCTAAGAAGAAAGCAAGCTTAAACTACTATGCTTAG